Proteins found in one Acidimicrobiales bacterium genomic segment:
- a CDS encoding superoxide dismutase family protein produces MGAGALLVPLLAPAASEDGADTSAVLRTADGTEVGHVAFESDDGGITVDVELDVPDGATAAAAFHGLHVHANDDPANGDGCIADPAQPVDTWFTSADGHLRHDDQVHGGHAGDLPPVDLDADGHGRAEFSSGRLTLDDLRGRAVVLHAGLDNLGNVPVGSGPEQYTPNTPAALDKTHATGNAGDRIACGVVEEN; encoded by the coding sequence GTGGGAGCCGGGGCCCTGCTGGTGCCGCTGCTGGCGCCGGCGGCCTCGGAGGACGGGGCTGACACGTCGGCGGTGCTGCGGACGGCCGACGGCACCGAGGTCGGCCACGTCGCATTCGAGAGCGACGACGGCGGCATCACCGTGGACGTCGAGCTGGACGTGCCCGACGGCGCAACCGCGGCCGCGGCCTTCCACGGGCTCCACGTCCACGCCAACGACGACCCCGCCAACGGCGACGGCTGCATCGCCGATCCGGCGCAGCCCGTCGACACCTGGTTCACGTCGGCCGACGGCCACCTGCGCCACGACGACCAGGTCCACGGCGGCCACGCCGGCGACCTGCCGCCCGTCGATCTCGACGCCGACGGCCACGGCCGGGCCGAGTTCTCGTCGGGCCGCCTGACGCTCGACGACCTCCGCGGCCGGGCCGTCGTCCTGCACGCCGGCCTCGACAACCTCGGCAACGTCCCCGTCGGCTCCGGCCCGGAGCAGTACACCCCCAACACCCCGGCCGCCCTCGACAAGACCCACGCCACCGGCAACGCCGGCGACCGCATCGCCTGCGGCGTCGTCGAGGAGAACTGA